The Glycine soja cultivar W05 chromosome 8, ASM419377v2, whole genome shotgun sequence genome has a window encoding:
- the LOC114423766 gene encoding vesicle-associated membrane protein 722-like, with protein sequence MGQQSLIYSFVARGTVILAEYTEFTGNFTGVAAQCLQKLPSSNNKFTYNCDGHTFNYLVDNGFTYCVVAVESAGRQIPIAFLERIKEDFTKKYAGGKAATAAAQSLNREFGPKLKEQMQYCVDHPEEISKLAKVKAQVSEVKGVMMENIEKVLDRGEKIELLVDKTENLRSQAQDFRQQGTKIRRKMWFQNMKIKLIVLGIIIALILIIVLSVCGGFNCGK encoded by the exons ATGGGACAGCAATCGTTGATCTACAGCTTCGTCGCTCGAGGCACCGTTATCCTCGCGGAGTACACCGAGTTCACCGGAAACTTCACCGGCGTGGCGGCGCAGTGCCTCCAGAAACTCCCTTCCTCCAACAACAAGTTCACCTACAACTGCGATGGCCACACCTTCAACTACCTCGTCGATAACGGATTCA CTTACTGTGTGGTTGCCGTTGAGTCTGCTGGACGGCAGATTCCAATTGCTTTCCTTGAACGAATCAAGGAGGATTTTACCAAGAAATATGCTGGAGGAAAAGCAGCAACAGCGGCTGCTCAGAGCCTCAACAGAGAGTTTGG ACCTAAGTTGAAGGAGCAGATGCAGTACTGTGTTGATCACCCAGAGGAAATTAGCAAGCTTGCAAAAGTGAAGGCTCAGGTTTCAGAAGTCAAAGGAGTTATGATGGAAAATATTGAGAAG GTTCTTGACCGTGGGGAGAAAATTGAGCTTTTGGTGGATAAAACAGAGAACCTTCGCTCTCAG GCTCAAGATTTCAGGCAGCAGGGAACCAAGATTAGGAGAAAGATGTGGTTCCAAAACATGAAGATAAAGCTAATCGTTCTGGGTATCATAATTGCCTTGATTCTTATTATTGTTCTTTCCGTTTGTGGTGGCTTCAACTGTGGTAAATGA